The Methylomicrobium lacus LW14 genome window below encodes:
- a CDS encoding gamma-butyrobetaine hydroxylase-like domain-containing protein — protein MRLHTQPCNALPTEIKLHQVSRILEIHFDDGKVFMLPCEYLRVYTPSAEALGHAPGQETLQTGKEDVTIREIHPIGNYAICPVFSDGHNSGLYTWDFLYQLGAEYDSLWASYLERLKAAGYTRIDPEHLQ, from the coding sequence ATGCGACTTCATACCCAACCCTGCAACGCGCTGCCGACCGAAATCAAACTGCATCAGGTTTCCAGGATTCTGGAAATCCATTTCGATGACGGCAAGGTCTTCATGCTGCCGTGCGAATACCTGCGCGTCTATACGCCGTCCGCGGAAGCCCTGGGCCATGCGCCGGGACAGGAAACCCTGCAGACCGGCAAGGAAGATGTCACGATACGGGAGATTCATCCGATCGGCAATTATGCGATCTGTCCGGTGTTCAGCGACGGCCATAACAGCGGTCTTTACACCTGGGACTTTCTCTACCAACTCGGCGCCGAATACGACAGCCTTTGGGCCAGCTATCTGGAACGCCTTAAGGCCGCAGGCTACACACGCATTGACCCCGAACATTTACAATAA
- the ubiE gene encoding bifunctional demethylmenaquinone methyltransferase/2-methoxy-6-polyprenyl-1,4-benzoquinol methylase UbiE produces the protein MTHHKTTHFGFKQVATEDKVNLVRGVFDSVAEKYDIMNDLMSLGIHRIWKRIAIQLCNVRSGEKVLDLAGGTGDLTTLLEKRVGKDGLCVLADINSEMLRTGRNRLIDRGLTGNIEYSQVNAECLPFADNTFDCVIIGFGLRNVTDKDAALRSMHRVLKPGGRCLVLEFSHPIDPVTEKVYDFYSFKLLPKIGKFVAKDEDSYRYLAESIRMHPKQSELKAMMENAGFERCEFYNMTQGIVAVHRGYKI, from the coding sequence ATGACTCATCACAAAACGACCCATTTCGGCTTCAAGCAAGTCGCCACCGAAGACAAGGTCAATCTGGTGCGCGGCGTTTTCGACTCGGTCGCCGAAAAGTACGACATCATGAACGACTTAATGTCGCTCGGCATTCATCGCATCTGGAAACGGATTGCGATCCAGCTTTGCAATGTCCGCAGCGGCGAGAAAGTGCTCGATCTGGCCGGCGGTACCGGCGATTTGACGACGCTGCTCGAAAAACGCGTCGGCAAGGACGGACTGTGCGTGCTCGCCGACATCAATTCGGAAATGCTGCGCACCGGTCGCAACCGACTGATCGACCGCGGCCTGACCGGCAATATCGAATATTCCCAGGTGAATGCCGAATGCCTGCCGTTCGCGGACAACACCTTCGACTGCGTGATCATCGGCTTCGGCCTCCGCAACGTAACCGACAAGGATGCCGCTTTGCGCTCGATGCATCGCGTACTGAAACCGGGCGGACGCTGCCTCGTGCTCGAATTTTCGCATCCGATCGACCCGGTCACCGAAAAGGTTTACGATTTCTATTCGTTCAAGCTGCTGCCGAAAATCGGCAAATTCGTCGCCAAGGACGAAGACAGCTACCGCTATCTGGCCGAATCGATAAGGATGCACCCGAAGCAGAGCGAACTGAAGGCGATGATGGAAAACGCCGGCTTCGAACGCTGCGAGTTTTACAACATGACGCAAGGCATCGTCGCGGTGCATCGCGGCTACAAGATCTGA